The window GTGATGAACCTCCTCGGCGGGATCGCGTTTGTTGTGGCGCTCATCTTCCTTGCCGCAACCGAGGCGACGAGCGGCGGCATCGATCTCGCCCGGGTGCTCGCCTCAGGCGATACGGCGATCGTCCTGATCCCGGCCGTCCTGATAGGGTTTGCCGGGATCACCAAGGCCGCATTGATGCCGTTCTCCTCCTGGCTCCTCGGGGCGATGGTGGCCCCGACACCGGTCTCGGCCCTGCTCCACTCGAGCACCATGGTCAAGGCCGGTGTCTACATCCTTGTCAGGTTCTCCCCGGTCTTCGCCGGGACGCTGGCCGGGTTCTCGATCGGACTCGTCGGCGCCGTGACCTTCGTCGTTGCGTCAGCCATCGCAATATCGCAGAGCAACGCAAAATCGGTCCTGGCCTACTCGACAATAGCAAACCTCGGCCTGATAGCCGCCTGTGCTGGTGTCGGAACCTACATGCTCGTCTGGGCGGCAATCCTTCTGATCATCTTCCATGCCGTAGCAAAGTCGCTCCTCTTCCTCGGGACCGGTGCGATCGAGCACCGGATCGGGAGCCGGGATATCGAGGACATGGAGGGCCTGATCGTCCGGATGCCCAAGATGGCGGTGATGATGTTCATCGGAATTGCCGGTATGTTCCTTGCGCCCTTCGGTATGCTGATATCCAAGTGGGCGGCAATCGAGGCGTTCGTCCAGGTCCAGGCACCCTTCGGCCTGATCTTCATTGCGATCCTCGCCTACGGAAGCGCCGTTACGGTCTTTTTCTGGGCTAAGTGGATGGGCAAACTCGTCGCGGTCACCCGAAATACCGAGCGGGTCGAGAAGGGGTTCTTCCAGGAGCCCTGGGCTCCGCTCTATATCATCACCGGCCTCGTGATAGCGGCCGTCTTCCTCTTCCCGGTCATTTCATCGATGCTGATCGAGCCCTACGTCCTTGCCATCTACGGCGTCACGGCTCGCCTCGGAGAGGCGAACGTCGCCATCATGCTTCTCATGATGGCTCTCCTCCTCATCCTCCCGGTCTCGTTTACTCTCTTTAAGAGGAGCGCACGGCACCTCCCGGCCTACATGAGCGGGAGGACCGCGACGCCGGACCTGCACTTCGCAGGCTCCCTCGGCCTGACCCGGGAGGCCCAGACCCGGAACTACTACCTCACCGAGTATTTCGGTGAAGCGCGGCTCTTCCGACCGGGGGCGATGGTCTGCATCGCCCTGATCCTGGTATCGTGGATCTTCGCGGGGGTGGCCCTATGACCTGGACCTGGCTTATCGGAGCGATCCTCTTCCTCATCCTTGCGCCCATCGTCGGCGGGCTCATCGCCGGAATCGATAGAATAATCACCGCACGGATGCAGGGAAGGGTCGGACCGCCGCTCCTGCAGCCCTTCTACGACGTCGGCAAACTCTTCGAGAAAGAGCGGGCCGTCGTCACCACGGCGCAGAACTTCTACGTGCTTGCCTACCTGATCTTCATCGCCGTCTCCGGGGCGCTCTTCTTCGCGGGAGGGGACCTCTTACTGATCATCTTTGCCTTCACGCTCGCCCACGTCTTCCTGGTGCTCGGGGCCTACGCAGTCCACTCGCCCTACAGCCACATCGGGGCCGAGCGGGAACTGATCCAGTTGATGGCGTATGAACCGATGATCATCCTTGCGGCCGTCGGGCTCTATATGGTCACGAACAGTTTCCTCGTCGCCGATATCGCAACGGCGACGGTGCCGGCGATCCTCTACCTTCCCGGCGTCTTCCTCGGGTTTGCGACCATCCTCACGATCAAACTCCGGAAGTCCCCCTTCGATATCTCGACGTCGCACCACGCTCACCAGGAGATTGTCAAGGGTATCACGACGGAGTTCTCGGGCTCGACGCTCGCCCAGGTTGAGATCGCTCACTGGTACGAGAACGTCTTCCTTCTCGGCTTCGTCTTCCTCTTCTTCGCCTGGAACCCGGTGATAGGGATCGTCGCGGTCGTGGTCACGTATCTCGCCGAGATCTTCATCGACAACGTCACCGCACGGGTGCGGTGGCAGGCGGCATTAAAGAGCGGGTGGCTCGCGGCAGTACTCGGCATCGCGAACCTGGCGATCCTCTCCTATATGATGCTTGGAGGTGTATGAGTACCATGGCATTCCTGAAGCGATCACCCTGGATCCTTCACTACGATGCATCCAGCTGCAATGGCTGCGACATAGAGGTCCTGGCGTGCCTAACGCCCCTCTATGACGTGGAGCGGTTCGGGATCATCAACACCGGGAACCCGAAGCACGCTGATATCCTCCTCATCACCGGCGGGATCAACTCACAGAACCGGGAGGTGGTCAAGAACATCTACGAGCAGATGCCGGAGCCGAAAGTCGTCATCGCAGTCGGCGTCTGCGCTGCTTCAGGCGGCATATTCCGCGAGTGCTACAACATCGCAGGGGGTGTCGACAAGGTTATCCCCGTGGACGTGTATGTTCCGGGATGCGCGGCAAGGCCGGAGATGATCATCGACGGCGTCGTGAAGGCGCTCGAGATTCTTGAAGAGAAACGAGAGAAGATGACAGGAGCAACGCAGATAAAGGAGAGCGCACGGCAGGCGGCGGGTGAGAGCACATGACGGTCAATGAAGAGCAGACCACCATCAGCGTCGCGCTGGAGGATCTCACCCGGGAGGTCGAAGCGCTTCGCACCGAAGGTTACCGCCTCGTCCAGATCGGGTGTACGGACATCGGCGGGTCCTACGAGATCAATTACTCGTTCGATAAGGGCTACCAGTACA of the Methanoculleus thermophilus genome contains:
- a CDS encoding NADH-quinone oxidoreductase subunit B family protein translates to MAFLKRSPWILHYDASSCNGCDIEVLACLTPLYDVERFGIINTGNPKHADILLITGGINSQNREVVKNIYEQMPEPKVVIAVGVCAASGGIFRECYNIAGGVDKVIPVDVYVPGCAARPEMIIDGVVKALEILEEKREKMTGATQIKESARQAAGEST
- a CDS encoding NADH-quinone oxidoreductase subunit 5 family protein; the encoded protein is MQTLLFLILFPILVACLLLFVKRTTLRYVVVALSALAIGGASIYLLIRYAFEGTVYFAAPSEVVGPVMVAIEMGLALFIIYMGAKFRNYLAIALAAIQAALVVYLEAAFRENLHAVNNLFIDQFSIIMALIIGLIGSLIAVYAVRYMETYHHHHPEVRDRQRMFFFVIFAFLSAMFGLVFSNNLTWIFFFWEITTISSFLLIGYSETEEATRNAFRALVMNLLGGIAFVVALIFLAATEATSGGIDLARVLASGDTAIVLIPAVLIGFAGITKAALMPFSSWLLGAMVAPTPVSALLHSSTMVKAGVYILVRFSPVFAGTLAGFSIGLVGAVTFVVASAIAISQSNAKSVLAYSTIANLGLIAACAGVGTYMLVWAAILLIIFHAVAKSLLFLGTGAIEHRIGSRDIEDMEGLIVRMPKMAVMMFIGIAGMFLAPFGMLISKWAAIEAFVQVQAPFGLIFIAILAYGSAVTVFFWAKWMGKLVAVTRNTERVEKGFFQEPWAPLYIITGLVIAAVFLFPVISSMLIEPYVLAIYGVTARLGEANVAIMLLMMALLLILPVSFTLFKRSARHLPAYMSGRTATPDLHFAGSLGLTREAQTRNYYLTEYFGEARLFRPGAMVCIALILVSWIFAGVAL
- a CDS encoding respiratory chain complex I subunit 1 family protein, translated to MTWTWLIGAILFLILAPIVGGLIAGIDRIITARMQGRVGPPLLQPFYDVGKLFEKERAVVTTAQNFYVLAYLIFIAVSGALFFAGGDLLLIIFAFTLAHVFLVLGAYAVHSPYSHIGAERELIQLMAYEPMIILAAVGLYMVTNSFLVADIATATVPAILYLPGVFLGFATILTIKLRKSPFDISTSHHAHQEIVKGITTEFSGSTLAQVEIAHWYENVFLLGFVFLFFAWNPVIGIVAVVVTYLAEIFIDNVTARVRWQAALKSGWLAAVLGIANLAILSYMMLGGV